In Diachasmimorpha longicaudata isolate KC_UGA_2023 chromosome 7, iyDiaLong2, whole genome shotgun sequence, the following proteins share a genomic window:
- the LOC135164700 gene encoding uncharacterized protein LOC135164700 isoform X1, producing the protein MVISSLSSECSYILKDRVSRSVDSRSPSIPFKISRQCKEIHEMSYQIDETGCNEGRVKKVKAAEGQRALQATDCNDESEKIGASKVVEREKISGNVTTWPNEIYHTIQAILLASTILVLSYHGLRYGPVEYSLLENGQSVHGMVTPRKAVVTLSLGYSFMYSVISSLAAFMLVYSLVSAKPYWSLPTIVLCIAEVVWEVGDAIVAVWLLFTRLRFTTALTYTAGAAFVIMGELWCWLGVVRLYELRSFE; encoded by the exons ATGGTTATTTCCTCGTTAAGTTCTGAATGTAGCTACATATTAAAAGACCGAGTCAGCAGAAGCGTTGATTCTCGCAGTCCATCAATCCCTTTTAAAATTTCACGTCAATGTAAAGAAATTCATGAAATGAGTTATCAAATCGACGAGACTGGCTGCAATGAAGGACGTGTTAAGAAAGTTAAAGCTGCAGAAGGCCAAAGAGCGTTG CAGGCAACAGACTGTAATGACGAGTCGGAAAAAATCGGAGCGAGCAAAGTCGTTGAGCGTGAAAAAATCAGTGGAAATGTCACAACATGGCCCAATGAAATTTATCATACGATTCAGGCAATATTGTTGGCCTCTACTATTTTGGTGCTGAGTTATCATGGGCTACGTTATGGACCCGTTGAATACAGTCTCTTGGAAAATGGTCAGAGCGTTCATGGTATGGTAACACCACGAAAAGCAGTGGTTACCCTCAGTCTCGGTTACTCGTTCATGTACTCGGTCATTTCCTCTTTGGCTGCATTCATGCTTGTTTATTCCCTTGTATCG GCGAAACCTTATTGGAGTCTACCCACGATTGTTCTGTGTATAGCTGAAGTTGTATGGGAAGTTGGCGATGCTATTGTAGCTGTTTGGCTCTTGTTCACGCGTCTCAGATTCACCACTGCTCTCACATACACCGCTGGTGCTGCATTCGTTATCA TGGGAGAACTCTGGTGCTGGCTCGGTGTAGTTCGCCTGTACGAGCTAAGATCCTTTGAGTAA
- the LOC135164699 gene encoding uncharacterized protein LOC135164699 isoform X3: MRKTRDSDVAALPLLIDDDEDINSSFQHYHPTLKPVIMRGVAMHLAEWPSHLFSIFTTVCIVSAAFIALTFVTIILFAADRKPRCRVSRNVEIEEYPNVYCIKHASHAWTQDELCAIESSAREFPDLHVYLVNLQRHVPEASSPPVNTSLMLNFDATEDAVSALTERYTNVRSIDIVASTFFSKSILGDVYTKFDGTLLEIAVKSQLLWTYAGIALEPLQIDGIKYLKDYLCRSNELCKPMKNAVISADGSLLVSPVPCHTFFEAILKKLARESQDTKKTVRDAYNSFCARREKCIGVEILNNISWNISHRFTCPVIFPERAHRS; this comes from the exons ATGAGGAAGACCCGGG ATAGCGACGTGGCGGCTTTGCCGTTGTTGATCGATGACGATGAGGATATTAATTCATCGTTTCAACATTATCATCCAACGTTAAAACCAGTTATTATGAGGGGCGTTGCAATGCATTTGGCAGAATGGCCATCCCACCTGTTCAGTATTTTCACGACCGTCTGCATCGTATCTGCTGCTTTCATAGCCCTCACATTTGTCACCATCATTCTCTTTGCAGCGGATAGGAAACCGAGGTGTCG CGTATCACGAAATGTTGAAATTGAGGAATATCCAAATGTTTATTGCATCAAGCATGCCAGTCACGCCTGGACACAGGATGAACTCTGTGCCATTGAATCATCAGCACGCGAGTTTCCCGACCTCCAT GTGTATCTGGTGAATCTCCAACGACACGTACCCGAGGCTTCTTCACCACCTGTCAATACTTCACTCATGCTGAATTTCGACGCCACAGAAGACGCAGTGAGTGCACTTACTGAGAGATATACGAATGTACGCAGCATCGATATTGTCGCTTCAACGTTCTTCAGTAAATCCATTCTGGGGGACGTGTATACCAAATTTGATGGCACGTTGTTGGAGATTGCTGTAAAATCTCAGTTATTGTGGACTTACGCTGGAATTGCACTGGAACCACTGCAAATTGATgggataaaatatttgaaggaTTATCTCTGTCG ATCGAATGAGTTATGCAAACCGATGAAAAATGCAGTCATTAGTGCGGATGGAAGTCTCCTAGTATCGCCTGTTCCTTGTCACACTTTCTTCGAGgcaattttaaaaaagttgGCGAGAGAATCTCAGGATACGAAGAAGACTGTGAGAGATGCTTATAACTCTTTCTGCGCTAG AAGAGAGAAATGTATCGGAGTGGAAATTCTCAACAATATATCTTGGAATATCTCCCATCGTTTTACATGCCCCGTGATATTTCCGGAGAGAGCTCATAGGTCATAG
- the LOC135164701 gene encoding uncharacterized protein LOC135164701 isoform X1: MKPFGVTSNNEEINSLLSVNDSFGGSGMKELDVIFQTRTWYLRLMCLVVSCLSSITLEVGARSPLGHSVTKSMAFGAIFRRSYNVIIKITTGRFVSAVLSTILLTIGEKHRMPFLYFPWMFNTLTGIFFYEAPTLLRWTYNQIPYVFVPATTFAFIALILFVEQLFHWCDVFASFMETWVEYIHRKRVRAADEIGNMQNQEKNDGLAGKGVLHELVNGVTFNSKNNARRVKSLTNLIYTNEKEKIG, translated from the exons ATGAAACCATTTGGGGTGACGAGTAATAATGAGGAAATTAACAGTTTGCTATCGGTGAATGATAGTTTTGGGGGGAGTGGTATGAAGGAG TTGGATGTAATTTTCCAGACGAGAACATGGTACTTACGACTTATGTGTCTTGTGGTTTCTTGTCTGAGTTCAATCACCCTGGAAGTTGGAGCACGATCGCCACTCGGGCATTCTGTGACAAAGTCGATGGCGTTCGGCGCGATATTTCGGCGGTCGTACA ACGTCATAATCAAGATCACAACGGGAAGATTCGTCTCGGCagttttatcaacaattttgtTGACAATCGGTGAAAAGCACCGGATGCCATTCCTCTATTTTCCCTGGATGTTCAATACACTGACGGGCATTTTCTTTTACGAGGCACCTACCCTCTTGAGATGGACGTACAATCAGATACCCTATGTATTCGTCCCTGCCACAACCTTCGCTTTTATAGCCCTCATTCTATTCG TGGAACAACTTTTTCACTGGTGTGACGTTTTTGCGAGCTTTATGGAAACCTGGGTGGAATACATCCATCGTAAGAGGGTGAGAGCCGCTGATGAAATTGGAAATATGCAAAATCAAGAGAAAAACGATGGACTCGCTGGGAAAGGGGTATTGCATGAATTGGTAAATGGAGTAACTTTCAACTCGAAGAATAATGCAAGACGTGTTAAAAGTTTGACGAATCTAATTTATACAAAtgagaaagagaaaattgGATAA
- the LOC135164703 gene encoding uncharacterized protein LOC135164703 has protein sequence MKVSRKCEICRFVGIFDKNKKSRVGRIICTLCDHWSMGSHLCVILLGLIGTVITAFDIVRIVNYKFPGRSIARRRSSDVVPANVERDLKLMTSILGIEHYTLIMLGAMTGYPMLHTPWLLMQLCVIVVEIGVFIMRLILDGLHIKLDGILLAVFTVHNWLQVFCLFHRQIRNSYH, from the exons atgaaagtgTCGAGAAAATGTGAAATCTGTCGTTTCGTTGGTATATtcgacaaaaacaaaaaatcg CGAGTTGGCCGGATTATTTGCACGTTATGCGACCACTGGAGCATGGGCAGCCACCTGTGTGTTATTCTCCTAGGACTCATAGGGACC GTGATTACAGCTTTCGACATTGTCCGCATCGTGAATTATAAATTTCCGGGGAGGTCTATCGCTAGGAGAAGGAGTTCTGACGTTG taCCCGCCAATGTTGAACGGGACCTCAAACTCATGACTTCGATACTGGGAATTGAGCACTATACACTCATAATGCTGGGTGCCATgacg GGATATCCAATGCTTCATACACCCTGGCTCCTCATGCAGCTGTGCGTTATTGTCGTTGAGATTGGAGTTTTTATAATGCGGCTCATCTTGGATGGATTACACATCAAGCTCGATGGCATCCTTTTAGCTGTTTTTACGGTGCACAATTGGCTACAGGTCTTTTGTCTATTTCATCGGCAAATTAGAAATTCAtaccattga
- the LOC135164701 gene encoding uncharacterized protein LOC135164701 isoform X2 produces MKPFGVTSNNEEINSLLSVNDSFGGSGMKETRTWYLRLMCLVVSCLSSITLEVGARSPLGHSVTKSMAFGAIFRRSYNVIIKITTGRFVSAVLSTILLTIGEKHRMPFLYFPWMFNTLTGIFFYEAPTLLRWTYNQIPYVFVPATTFAFIALILFVEQLFHWCDVFASFMETWVEYIHRKRVRAADEIGNMQNQEKNDGLAGKGVLHELVNGVTFNSKNNARRVKSLTNLIYTNEKEKIG; encoded by the exons ATGAAACCATTTGGGGTGACGAGTAATAATGAGGAAATTAACAGTTTGCTATCGGTGAATGATAGTTTTGGGGGGAGTGGTATGAAGGAG ACGAGAACATGGTACTTACGACTTATGTGTCTTGTGGTTTCTTGTCTGAGTTCAATCACCCTGGAAGTTGGAGCACGATCGCCACTCGGGCATTCTGTGACAAAGTCGATGGCGTTCGGCGCGATATTTCGGCGGTCGTACA ACGTCATAATCAAGATCACAACGGGAAGATTCGTCTCGGCagttttatcaacaattttgtTGACAATCGGTGAAAAGCACCGGATGCCATTCCTCTATTTTCCCTGGATGTTCAATACACTGACGGGCATTTTCTTTTACGAGGCACCTACCCTCTTGAGATGGACGTACAATCAGATACCCTATGTATTCGTCCCTGCCACAACCTTCGCTTTTATAGCCCTCATTCTATTCG TGGAACAACTTTTTCACTGGTGTGACGTTTTTGCGAGCTTTATGGAAACCTGGGTGGAATACATCCATCGTAAGAGGGTGAGAGCCGCTGATGAAATTGGAAATATGCAAAATCAAGAGAAAAACGATGGACTCGCTGGGAAAGGGGTATTGCATGAATTGGTAAATGGAGTAACTTTCAACTCGAAGAATAATGCAAGACGTGTTAAAAGTTTGACGAATCTAATTTATACAAAtgagaaagagaaaattgGATAA
- the LOC135164699 gene encoding uncharacterized protein LOC135164699 isoform X4, with translation MNGRDRLITFSDSDVAALPLLIDDDEDINSSFQHYHPTLKPVIMRGVAMHLAEWPSHLFSIFTTVCIVSAAFIALTFVTIILFAADRKPRCRYEIVYLVNLQRHVPEASSPPVNTSLMLNFDATEDAVSALTERYTNVRSIDIVASTFFSKSILGDVYTKFDGTLLEIAVKSQLLWTYAGIALEPLQIDGIKYLKDYLCRSNELCKPMKNAVISADGSLLVSPVPCHTFFEAILKKLARESQDTKKTVRDAYNSFCARREKCIGVEILNNISWNISHRFTCPVIFPERAHRS, from the exons ATGAATGGACGAGATAGATTAATTACTTTTTCAGATAGCGACGTGGCGGCTTTGCCGTTGTTGATCGATGACGATGAGGATATTAATTCATCGTTTCAACATTATCATCCAACGTTAAAACCAGTTATTATGAGGGGCGTTGCAATGCATTTGGCAGAATGGCCATCCCACCTGTTCAGTATTTTCACGACCGTCTGCATCGTATCTGCTGCTTTCATAGCCCTCACATTTGTCACCATCATTCTCTTTGCAGCGGATAGGAAACCGAGGTGTCGGTATGAAATA GTGTATCTGGTGAATCTCCAACGACACGTACCCGAGGCTTCTTCACCACCTGTCAATACTTCACTCATGCTGAATTTCGACGCCACAGAAGACGCAGTGAGTGCACTTACTGAGAGATATACGAATGTACGCAGCATCGATATTGTCGCTTCAACGTTCTTCAGTAAATCCATTCTGGGGGACGTGTATACCAAATTTGATGGCACGTTGTTGGAGATTGCTGTAAAATCTCAGTTATTGTGGACTTACGCTGGAATTGCACTGGAACCACTGCAAATTGATgggataaaatatttgaaggaTTATCTCTGTCG ATCGAATGAGTTATGCAAACCGATGAAAAATGCAGTCATTAGTGCGGATGGAAGTCTCCTAGTATCGCCTGTTCCTTGTCACACTTTCTTCGAGgcaattttaaaaaagttgGCGAGAGAATCTCAGGATACGAAGAAGACTGTGAGAGATGCTTATAACTCTTTCTGCGCTAG AAGAGAGAAATGTATCGGAGTGGAAATTCTCAACAATATATCTTGGAATATCTCCCATCGTTTTACATGCCCCGTGATATTTCCGGAGAGAGCTCATAGGTCATAG
- the LOC135164699 gene encoding uncharacterized protein LOC135164699 isoform X1 produces MNGRDRLITFSDSDVAALPLLIDDDEDINSSFQHYHPTLKPVIMRGVAMHLAEWPSHLFSIFTTVCIVSAAFIALTFVTIILFAADRKPRCRVSRNVEIEEYPNVYCIKHASHAWTQDELCAIESSAREFPDLHVYLVNLQRHVPEASSPPVNTSLMLNFDATEDAVSALTERYTNVRSIDIVASTFFSKSILGDVYTKFDGTLLEIAVKSQLLWTYAGIALEPLQIDGIKYLKDYLCRSNELCKPMKNAVISADGSLLVSPVPCHTFFEAILKKLARESQDTKKTVRDAYNSFCARREKCIGVEILNNISWNISHRFTCPVIFPERAHRS; encoded by the exons ATGAATGGACGAGATAGATTAATTACTTTTTCAGATAGCGACGTGGCGGCTTTGCCGTTGTTGATCGATGACGATGAGGATATTAATTCATCGTTTCAACATTATCATCCAACGTTAAAACCAGTTATTATGAGGGGCGTTGCAATGCATTTGGCAGAATGGCCATCCCACCTGTTCAGTATTTTCACGACCGTCTGCATCGTATCTGCTGCTTTCATAGCCCTCACATTTGTCACCATCATTCTCTTTGCAGCGGATAGGAAACCGAGGTGTCG CGTATCACGAAATGTTGAAATTGAGGAATATCCAAATGTTTATTGCATCAAGCATGCCAGTCACGCCTGGACACAGGATGAACTCTGTGCCATTGAATCATCAGCACGCGAGTTTCCCGACCTCCAT GTGTATCTGGTGAATCTCCAACGACACGTACCCGAGGCTTCTTCACCACCTGTCAATACTTCACTCATGCTGAATTTCGACGCCACAGAAGACGCAGTGAGTGCACTTACTGAGAGATATACGAATGTACGCAGCATCGATATTGTCGCTTCAACGTTCTTCAGTAAATCCATTCTGGGGGACGTGTATACCAAATTTGATGGCACGTTGTTGGAGATTGCTGTAAAATCTCAGTTATTGTGGACTTACGCTGGAATTGCACTGGAACCACTGCAAATTGATgggataaaatatttgaaggaTTATCTCTGTCG ATCGAATGAGTTATGCAAACCGATGAAAAATGCAGTCATTAGTGCGGATGGAAGTCTCCTAGTATCGCCTGTTCCTTGTCACACTTTCTTCGAGgcaattttaaaaaagttgGCGAGAGAATCTCAGGATACGAAGAAGACTGTGAGAGATGCTTATAACTCTTTCTGCGCTAG AAGAGAGAAATGTATCGGAGTGGAAATTCTCAACAATATATCTTGGAATATCTCCCATCGTTTTACATGCCCCGTGATATTTCCGGAGAGAGCTCATAGGTCATAG
- the LOC135164700 gene encoding uncharacterized protein LOC135164700 isoform X3, producing the protein MSYQIDETGCNEGRVKKVKAAEGQRALQATDCNDESEKIGASKVVEREKISGNVTTWPNEIYHTIQAILLASTILVLSYHGLRYGPVEYSLLENGQSVHGMVTPRKAVVTLSLGYSFMYSVISSLAAFMLVYSLVSAKPYWSLPTIVLCIAEVVWEVGDAIVAVWLLFTRLRFTTALTYTAGAAFVIMGELWCWLGVVRLYELRSFE; encoded by the exons ATGAGTTATCAAATCGACGAGACTGGCTGCAATGAAGGACGTGTTAAGAAAGTTAAAGCTGCAGAAGGCCAAAGAGCGTTG CAGGCAACAGACTGTAATGACGAGTCGGAAAAAATCGGAGCGAGCAAAGTCGTTGAGCGTGAAAAAATCAGTGGAAATGTCACAACATGGCCCAATGAAATTTATCATACGATTCAGGCAATATTGTTGGCCTCTACTATTTTGGTGCTGAGTTATCATGGGCTACGTTATGGACCCGTTGAATACAGTCTCTTGGAAAATGGTCAGAGCGTTCATGGTATGGTAACACCACGAAAAGCAGTGGTTACCCTCAGTCTCGGTTACTCGTTCATGTACTCGGTCATTTCCTCTTTGGCTGCATTCATGCTTGTTTATTCCCTTGTATCG GCGAAACCTTATTGGAGTCTACCCACGATTGTTCTGTGTATAGCTGAAGTTGTATGGGAAGTTGGCGATGCTATTGTAGCTGTTTGGCTCTTGTTCACGCGTCTCAGATTCACCACTGCTCTCACATACACCGCTGGTGCTGCATTCGTTATCA TGGGAGAACTCTGGTGCTGGCTCGGTGTAGTTCGCCTGTACGAGCTAAGATCCTTTGAGTAA
- the LOC135164699 gene encoding uncharacterized protein LOC135164699 isoform X2, translating into MNGRDRLITFSDSDVAALPLLIDDDEDINSSFQHYHPTLKPVIMRGVAMHLAEWPSHLFSIFTTVCIVSAAFIALTFVTIILFAADRKPSVSRNVEIEEYPNVYCIKHASHAWTQDELCAIESSAREFPDLHVYLVNLQRHVPEASSPPVNTSLMLNFDATEDAVSALTERYTNVRSIDIVASTFFSKSILGDVYTKFDGTLLEIAVKSQLLWTYAGIALEPLQIDGIKYLKDYLCRSNELCKPMKNAVISADGSLLVSPVPCHTFFEAILKKLARESQDTKKTVRDAYNSFCARREKCIGVEILNNISWNISHRFTCPVIFPERAHRS; encoded by the exons ATGAATGGACGAGATAGATTAATTACTTTTTCAGATAGCGACGTGGCGGCTTTGCCGTTGTTGATCGATGACGATGAGGATATTAATTCATCGTTTCAACATTATCATCCAACGTTAAAACCAGTTATTATGAGGGGCGTTGCAATGCATTTGGCAGAATGGCCATCCCACCTGTTCAGTATTTTCACGACCGTCTGCATCGTATCTGCTGCTTTCATAGCCCTCACATTTGTCACCATCATTCTCTTTGCAGCGGATAGGAAACCGAG CGTATCACGAAATGTTGAAATTGAGGAATATCCAAATGTTTATTGCATCAAGCATGCCAGTCACGCCTGGACACAGGATGAACTCTGTGCCATTGAATCATCAGCACGCGAGTTTCCCGACCTCCAT GTGTATCTGGTGAATCTCCAACGACACGTACCCGAGGCTTCTTCACCACCTGTCAATACTTCACTCATGCTGAATTTCGACGCCACAGAAGACGCAGTGAGTGCACTTACTGAGAGATATACGAATGTACGCAGCATCGATATTGTCGCTTCAACGTTCTTCAGTAAATCCATTCTGGGGGACGTGTATACCAAATTTGATGGCACGTTGTTGGAGATTGCTGTAAAATCTCAGTTATTGTGGACTTACGCTGGAATTGCACTGGAACCACTGCAAATTGATgggataaaatatttgaaggaTTATCTCTGTCG ATCGAATGAGTTATGCAAACCGATGAAAAATGCAGTCATTAGTGCGGATGGAAGTCTCCTAGTATCGCCTGTTCCTTGTCACACTTTCTTCGAGgcaattttaaaaaagttgGCGAGAGAATCTCAGGATACGAAGAAGACTGTGAGAGATGCTTATAACTCTTTCTGCGCTAG AAGAGAGAAATGTATCGGAGTGGAAATTCTCAACAATATATCTTGGAATATCTCCCATCGTTTTACATGCCCCGTGATATTTCCGGAGAGAGCTCATAGGTCATAG
- the LOC135164700 gene encoding uncharacterized protein LOC135164700 isoform X2 produces the protein MVISSLSSECSYILKDRVSRSVDSRSPSIPFKISRQCKEIHEMSYQIDETGCNEGRVKKVKAAEGQRALATDCNDESEKIGASKVVEREKISGNVTTWPNEIYHTIQAILLASTILVLSYHGLRYGPVEYSLLENGQSVHGMVTPRKAVVTLSLGYSFMYSVISSLAAFMLVYSLVSAKPYWSLPTIVLCIAEVVWEVGDAIVAVWLLFTRLRFTTALTYTAGAAFVIMGELWCWLGVVRLYELRSFE, from the exons ATGGTTATTTCCTCGTTAAGTTCTGAATGTAGCTACATATTAAAAGACCGAGTCAGCAGAAGCGTTGATTCTCGCAGTCCATCAATCCCTTTTAAAATTTCACGTCAATGTAAAGAAATTCATGAAATGAGTTATCAAATCGACGAGACTGGCTGCAATGAAGGACGTGTTAAGAAAGTTAAAGCTGCAGAAGGCCAAAGAGCGTTG GCAACAGACTGTAATGACGAGTCGGAAAAAATCGGAGCGAGCAAAGTCGTTGAGCGTGAAAAAATCAGTGGAAATGTCACAACATGGCCCAATGAAATTTATCATACGATTCAGGCAATATTGTTGGCCTCTACTATTTTGGTGCTGAGTTATCATGGGCTACGTTATGGACCCGTTGAATACAGTCTCTTGGAAAATGGTCAGAGCGTTCATGGTATGGTAACACCACGAAAAGCAGTGGTTACCCTCAGTCTCGGTTACTCGTTCATGTACTCGGTCATTTCCTCTTTGGCTGCATTCATGCTTGTTTATTCCCTTGTATCG GCGAAACCTTATTGGAGTCTACCCACGATTGTTCTGTGTATAGCTGAAGTTGTATGGGAAGTTGGCGATGCTATTGTAGCTGTTTGGCTCTTGTTCACGCGTCTCAGATTCACCACTGCTCTCACATACACCGCTGGTGCTGCATTCGTTATCA TGGGAGAACTCTGGTGCTGGCTCGGTGTAGTTCGCCTGTACGAGCTAAGATCCTTTGAGTAA